A region from the Thermoplasmatales archaeon genome encodes:
- a CDS encoding acetoin dehydrogenase E2 subunit dihydrolipoyllysine-residue acetyltransferase, with the protein MIDEKYTVIGGSKVFYRTSTSQDHRGSVILLHGRSFSSKDWVGIKTFEILTGLGYDVYAPDYPGFGNSPANPAYGFSRDFRNSSRFVLDFSGSIGLLGFTLVGPSMGGGITLRTIIDYPDIVSSAIVIGSSGVDPMRDELSKVDVPLLILWGEFDDVIKKEDGTTLKNLVRNSELKIIQGATHPVYIDNPAAFFDEVKKFLQSQKN; encoded by the coding sequence ATGATTGATGAAAAATACACTGTTATAGGTGGATCTAAGGTATTTTACAGAACATCCACTTCACAGGATCACAGGGGATCCGTAATTCTTCTCCATGGACGGAGCTTCAGTTCAAAGGACTGGGTAGGAATTAAGACTTTTGAAATACTGACAGGACTGGGATATGATGTATATGCACCAGATTACCCCGGGTTTGGTAATTCACCTGCTAACCCTGCTTACGGGTTTTCCAGGGATTTCAGGAATTCTTCAAGGTTCGTCCTGGATTTCAGCGGAAGCATTGGGCTGCTGGGCTTCACTCTCGTAGGACCATCAATGGGAGGTGGCATAACTCTCAGGACCATCATAGACTATCCGGACATTGTCTCTTCTGCTATTGTAATAGGTTCATCAGGCGTCGACCCCATGAGGGATGAACTTTCTAAAGTTGATGTCCCCTTGTTGATCCTTTGGGGAGAGTTTGATGACGTGATAAAGAAAGAGGATGGCACAACTCTGAAGAATCTCGTAAGGAACTCTGAGCTCAAGATAATCCAGGGCGCAACTCATCCAGTCTACATCGATAATCCCGCAGCCTTCTTCGATGAAGTGAAGAAATTCCTGCAGAGTCAGAAAAACTAG
- a CDS encoding DsrE/DsrF-like family protein — MAKVLFLIVSGEEAKAKAEAGITVAARSLAAKRYDDLKVLFFGPSEKFIAEADGQTKDQVKQLVEGKAVDSACVFIAEKNGVKDKLLSFGVELMPAGERIAHYVNAGYQVITF; from the coding sequence ATGGCAAAGGTACTATTCCTGATAGTCAGCGGAGAGGAAGCAAAAGCTAAGGCAGAAGCAGGTATAACTGTTGCAGCAAGGTCTCTGGCTGCGAAGAGATATGATGACCTGAAGGTCCTCTTCTTTGGACCGAGTGAAAAATTCATTGCCGAAGCAGATGGACAGACAAAGGACCAGGTCAAGCAGCTCGTTGAGGGTAAGGCGGTTGATTCTGCATGCGTATTCATAGCCGAGAAGAATGGGGTAAAGGACAAGCTCCTCTCATTCGGAGTTGAGCTGATGCCTGCTGGTGAGAGAATCGCACATTACGTGAATGCCGGATACCAGGTCATTACCTTCTGA
- a CDS encoding hypothetical protein (putative conserved protein) translates to MEFKTAYKIPASLCIRCRGAKMLCGLSYCPISVKNLLQPKIARFNGKEISGSTPPAVFVGRYGYPKVNIYPSAPNIHGDTSGYESPSNWMKINMEEFLSMRLSLLRGGMEVNVKNVSEPDRVLQDIQVMSLSEKPVEVEMEFTRNMNSAKIVLDEHVPPMGPSAPVKKINIGNAKIEGFVDRIYSEDDLLAVDGINGMYRRGIDVTRISKILSVGALGVKKQRKAVPTRWAITAADKNVSDELTDEIKQKPQLGEYLAYVRKTPGNLFTAILSPRNWMFEWGEAWYPGSTWNQWSDTPFVEIDYEMYGGRKDYPGIGGCYYASKLAALEALKNLKRQGSATLWREIYPGFNLPVGVWYVRENVREMFRSKPESFSSYQEALNHIASFLTVPVSMWKQKSGLDQILTYGGLDRFL, encoded by the coding sequence ATGGAATTCAAGACTGCTTATAAGATACCCGCTTCGCTCTGTATAAGGTGCAGGGGAGCAAAAATGCTTTGCGGGCTTTCATACTGTCCGATCTCCGTCAAAAACCTGCTGCAACCAAAGATTGCGAGGTTCAACGGAAAAGAGATAAGCGGTTCTACTCCTCCGGCAGTATTTGTGGGAAGATATGGCTACCCCAAAGTAAATATTTATCCATCCGCCCCAAATATTCACGGTGATACAAGTGGTTACGAGAGCCCTTCGAACTGGATGAAGATAAACATGGAGGAATTCCTGTCCATGAGACTTTCATTGCTTCGCGGGGGAATGGAGGTAAATGTGAAGAATGTCTCCGAGCCAGACAGGGTATTACAGGATATCCAGGTGATGTCGTTATCCGAGAAGCCGGTAGAAGTTGAAATGGAATTCACCAGGAACATGAACAGTGCAAAGATTGTGCTTGACGAGCATGTTCCTCCCATGGGTCCCTCTGCACCGGTTAAGAAGATCAATATAGGAAATGCCAAAATAGAGGGTTTTGTTGACCGGATTTACTCCGAGGACGATCTCCTGGCAGTTGATGGGATCAATGGCATGTACAGGAGAGGCATTGATGTTACAAGAATCTCCAAGATACTCAGCGTTGGTGCTCTAGGAGTAAAAAAACAGAGAAAAGCGGTTCCCACGAGATGGGCAATCACTGCGGCCGACAAGAATGTCTCGGATGAACTCACTGATGAGATAAAGCAGAAACCACAACTGGGAGAGTACCTTGCCTATGTGAGAAAAACTCCTGGAAATCTTTTCACTGCTATCCTTTCTCCAAGGAACTGGATGTTCGAGTGGGGAGAGGCATGGTATCCCGGAAGCACATGGAACCAGTGGAGTGATACCCCATTTGTTGAGATTGATTATGAAATGTATGGCGGCAGGAAAGACTATCCCGGGATCGGCGGATGTTACTATGCGTCCAAGCTCGCGGCCCTTGAAGCATTGAAGAATCTTAAGAGGCAGGGATCTGCCACGCTCTGGAGAGAAATATACCCTGGATTCAACCTTCCGGTTGGAGTCTGGTATGTCAGGGAAAATGTCAGGGAGATGTTCAGGTCCAAACCTGAATCTTTCAGCAGTTACCAGGAAGCGTTAAACCACATAGCTTCTTTCCTCACTGTGCCGGTCAGTATGTGGAAGCAGAAATCAGGGCTGGACCAGATACTTACTTATGGTGGCCTTGACCGGTTCCTTTGA
- a CDS encoding ABC-2 type transporter codes for MNRNRSSQIYASILVNSLYAMVNYPVTLISTLLAPLSILAVVTFASKGTLLPVAAEGALIMNMVSSGTSLQGDLSHLKNDMRLQDMIVSSPTGPGTYILGMALSEIVYSIPTLTILVIFNILFVKTTAIGAIVIFLDMGTIFTFSISLGFLLSTFSSDIVQSWAFSGILSPILTTIPPVYYPISYIPFPYRYLAYISPTTYSALIAQNAVGFEAIPGGTIALYWIILVSITILFSYLALRRSRWREV; via the coding sequence ATGAATAGGAACAGGAGCAGCCAGATTTACGCTTCCATTCTTGTGAACTCCCTCTATGCGATGGTGAATTATCCAGTGACCCTTATAAGCACCCTTCTTGCACCACTTTCAATACTTGCAGTGGTGACGTTTGCCAGTAAAGGCACGCTGCTACCCGTAGCAGCTGAGGGAGCCCTGATAATGAACATGGTATCCAGTGGCACTTCCCTGCAGGGTGACCTGTCTCACCTGAAGAACGACATGCGCCTGCAGGACATGATTGTAAGCTCCCCGACAGGCCCGGGCACATACATACTGGGGATGGCCTTATCTGAGATAGTATACTCAATACCAACTCTTACAATCTTGGTGATATTCAACATCCTCTTTGTGAAGACGACTGCAATCGGTGCGATCGTGATCTTCCTGGATATGGGGACTATCTTCACGTTCTCGATTTCACTTGGCTTCCTCCTGTCAACTTTTTCATCTGACATAGTGCAGAGCTGGGCATTTTCAGGTATTCTTTCACCGATCCTGACAACAATCCCACCCGTTTATTACCCGATATCATACATCCCTTTTCCATACAGGTATCTGGCTTATATTTCGCCAACCACTTATTCGGCCCTGATTGCCCAGAATGCCGTGGGGTTTGAAGCAATTCCCGGAGGTACGATAGCTCTTTACTGGATAATTTTGGTATCAATAACCATTTTATTCAGTTACCTCGCCCTGCGGCGTTCCAGGTGGCGTGAAGTATAG
- a CDS encoding cystathionine gamma-synthase → MLRESTRYVKGKIEKLNGSLTFPIYQTSAYQMPLGERYRYSREFNPTVEALSEKIAELEGAESGSSFSSGMGAVTTSLFANLKPGSRLIVQRDMFARTYKFATEFLSSWKVSVTPVDPGTDNLVMEIEKGADVAIFESITNPILRVNDIRRISRAAEASGCRVIVDSTLATPVNEKPLSMGADLVIHSASKFIAGHNDAIAGLVAGKKEMVQPVDDLRRTLGPSLDPNTAFLVLRGIRTLKIRMDAINSSAEKIARSLSENSLVQSVYYPGLQIHPDYSVAREVLRGFGGVISFTVKNGKGNENRFLDHLGLCVPANTLGGAETTMSNPFTMSHRGLSREEKERLGITPDLFRLSVGLEDPEDIIEDLESAIRSIQP, encoded by the coding sequence ATGTTACGTGAATCCACCAGATATGTGAAGGGAAAGATTGAGAAGTTGAATGGTTCGCTCACTTTCCCAATATACCAGACAAGCGCATACCAGATGCCCTTAGGAGAGAGATACAGGTATTCAAGGGAATTCAATCCCACCGTGGAAGCACTCTCGGAGAAGATTGCCGAACTGGAAGGGGCAGAATCCGGGTCATCCTTTTCCTCAGGTATGGGTGCGGTCACCACTTCTCTGTTTGCAAACCTCAAGCCAGGATCACGGCTGATAGTTCAGAGGGACATGTTTGCCAGGACATACAAGTTCGCGACGGAATTCCTCTCATCATGGAAGGTATCAGTCACGCCTGTAGACCCTGGTACCGACAACCTTGTCATGGAGATTGAAAAGGGTGCAGATGTTGCTATTTTCGAAAGCATAACCAATCCAATACTGAGGGTAAACGATATTCGGCGCATCTCCAGGGCTGCAGAGGCATCCGGGTGCAGAGTCATAGTGGATTCCACTCTAGCCACTCCCGTAAACGAGAAACCCCTCTCCATGGGTGCGGACCTCGTCATTCACAGCGCCTCAAAGTTCATCGCAGGACACAACGACGCCATCGCGGGCCTGGTTGCTGGAAAAAAGGAAATGGTACAACCGGTGGACGATCTCCGGAGAACACTTGGCCCATCATTGGACCCTAATACAGCATTCCTCGTACTGCGGGGAATCAGGACACTGAAGATCAGGATGGATGCAATAAACAGTTCGGCTGAAAAAATAGCCAGGTCACTGTCGGAAAATAGCCTGGTCCAGAGTGTCTATTATCCGGGACTCCAGATACACCCTGACTATTCGGTCGCAAGGGAAGTTCTGAGGGGTTTCGGTGGGGTTATATCATTCACGGTGAAGAATGGAAAAGGGAATGAAAATCGATTCCTTGATCACCTCGGACTCTGCGTACCGGCGAATACCCTCGGGGGTGCAGAGACAACTATGTCAAACCCATTCACCATGTCGCATCGTGGGCTTTCTCGCGAGGAAAAGGAGAGGCTGGGAATCACTCCAGATCTTTTCCGTCTTTCCGTGGGGCTGGAAGATCCGGAAGATATAATTGAGGACCTGGAATCTGCAATCCGGAGCATACAGCCGTAA
- a CDS encoding hypothetical protein (putative conserved protein) yields the protein MITIARVYDKQSVGNSIRILVDRVWARGISKEEAGIDLWMKEIAPSSELRKWYNHEDLKWLEFKKRYFAELDEKRDIVRALLGVSKGGDITLLFSARNRAHNNAVALKEYLDKFLHNKSTIQPSPNERPMD from the coding sequence GTGATTACCATTGCCAGGGTCTATGATAAGCAAAGTGTTGGGAATTCTATTCGGATTCTGGTTGATCGCGTTTGGGCAAGAGGAATCAGCAAAGAGGAAGCAGGAATAGACCTGTGGATGAAGGAAATAGCCCCTTCCAGTGAACTCAGGAAATGGTACAACCATGAGGATCTAAAATGGCTGGAGTTCAAGAAAAGGTACTTCGCGGAGCTTGACGAAAAACGCGACATAGTTCGAGCATTGCTTGGAGTCTCCAAGGGCGGTGACATAACACTCCTCTTTTCAGCCAGGAACCGTGCACATAACAACGCGGTTGCACTAAAGGAGTATCTTGATAAATTTCTACATAATAAGTCAACAATCCAACCTTCTCCGAACGAACGCCCTATGGACTAG
- the aglE_1 gene encoding Glycosyltransferase AglE, with translation MPQNHEESVDVLIRTFNSADTLENCLESVTRYIPVKRILIADHNSTDATPEIAARFSVELFEEEKGLGYATNLLISKASTKYVLFVDGDVSVVSDTFFAQAMEEFKDPRTGAVVGCALGHNFLYGIPLGLTMMPLQLARKINMPDEIQGRETFYFEEVISDNYLKIRYVKDAMIHRSVYRNYRYWPEWQGAQIRMTPSRHFSQLSKAIIVVWMMHLNSKNAKNFLYSPIYYLKLLTGFMNPTKWGKIDRRKISGEVHR, from the coding sequence ATGCCTCAAAATCACGAGGAAAGCGTGGACGTACTCATTAGGACGTTCAATTCAGCAGATACCCTGGAAAATTGCCTTGAATCCGTTACCAGGTATATACCGGTAAAGCGGATACTGATTGCAGATCATAACAGCACCGATGCCACGCCGGAAATTGCCGCAAGGTTTAGCGTTGAGTTATTTGAAGAGGAGAAAGGGCTGGGCTATGCAACGAACCTTTTGATTTCTAAGGCTAGTACGAAATATGTCTTGTTTGTGGATGGGGACGTTTCCGTTGTAAGCGATACATTTTTTGCTCAGGCCATGGAGGAATTCAAGGACCCGCGTACCGGTGCTGTTGTCGGGTGTGCGCTGGGACATAATTTCCTCTACGGTATCCCACTCGGACTCACAATGATGCCGTTGCAGCTGGCCAGGAAGATTAACATGCCGGATGAAATCCAGGGTAGGGAAACGTTCTATTTTGAAGAAGTGATATCTGATAATTACCTCAAAATACGTTACGTAAAAGACGCAATGATCCACAGATCCGTATACAGGAATTATAGATACTGGCCGGAATGGCAGGGGGCACAGATCAGGATGACTCCTTCCAGGCACTTCAGCCAACTTTCCAAGGCTATAATTGTCGTTTGGATGATGCATCTTAACAGCAAGAACGCAAAGAATTTCCTATATTCTCCAATATATTACCTTAAACTTCTAACCGGATTCATGAACCCGACTAAATGGGGTAAAATAGATAGGAGAAAAATAAGTGGGGAGGTTCACAGATGA
- a CDS encoding Mg-protoporphyrin IX methyl transferase, producing MIEKINGSTSSGAYPESRSLSLISGGDSIELAYVIEGEVIYLISSDYNARWPSYILRNRKADFAIGKVSGSRTPSLITSGEERENVLRKFTAKYGNDYVRKYFSRPARFIRLDVCTERQETGGNYYRWLEEEFDSVADNYDEHIFGNRINVLLRERSLKKLRKYLGKHQNVLEIGCGTGAETLELLRDGHEVFAIDISSRMLDNINAKARKEGIHERLNTMKLSASSIGELEGILGKSAFDAGYSTYGALNCEPDIEKIPGALSVLIKPGGYFIAGVYNKFCLSEMASNILSLNASRLFWRLKNPIREGRSRFCIDVYSFSFREFMSIFGSCFMALETDAVPIILPPSNFTRLINFLDQSYEKLDIIDQKLAGKWPMKYMGDHFLTVLQNRIGS from the coding sequence ATGATAGAAAAAATTAATGGTAGTACCAGTAGCGGCGCATACCCTGAGTCCCGGTCACTTTCATTAATTTCCGGGGGTGACTCAATAGAACTTGCATATGTAATCGAGGGTGAGGTCATTTATTTGATATCATCAGATTATAACGCACGCTGGCCATCCTACATCCTCAGGAACAGAAAGGCAGATTTCGCCATTGGCAAGGTCTCGGGTTCCCGAACACCCTCACTCATAACGTCCGGTGAGGAGAGAGAAAATGTACTTAGAAAATTCACCGCAAAGTACGGGAATGATTATGTAAGGAAATACTTCAGCAGGCCAGCCAGATTCATAAGGCTTGATGTCTGCACTGAACGCCAGGAAACGGGGGGCAATTATTACAGATGGCTGGAGGAGGAATTCGACAGCGTTGCTGACAATTACGATGAACACATATTTGGGAACCGCATAAATGTACTTCTCAGGGAAAGATCACTTAAAAAGTTAAGAAAATATCTGGGAAAACACCAGAACGTACTGGAAATAGGCTGTGGCACTGGCGCAGAGACCTTGGAGCTTCTCAGGGATGGACATGAGGTTTTTGCAATCGACATTTCCAGCAGGATGCTGGACAACATCAACGCAAAGGCAAGGAAGGAGGGCATTCATGAGAGGCTGAACACAATGAAGCTTAGCGCATCCAGCATCGGGGAACTCGAGGGAATACTCGGAAAAAGTGCCTTTGATGCGGGATACTCCACGTATGGTGCACTTAACTGTGAACCGGATATAGAGAAGATTCCCGGTGCGCTCAGTGTGCTTATAAAACCTGGAGGATACTTTATCGCAGGCGTATACAACAAGTTCTGCTTATCGGAAATGGCAAGTAATATACTGTCACTGAATGCCTCAAGGTTATTCTGGAGGCTGAAGAACCCGATAAGGGAAGGAAGATCCAGGTTCTGCATTGATGTGTATTCATTCAGCTTCAGGGAGTTTATGAGTATTTTTGGTAGCTGCTTCATGGCGCTAGAAACAGATGCCGTGCCAATTATACTTCCGCCCTCCAATTTCACAAGATTGATAAATTTCCTGGACCAGAGTTATGAGAAGCTGGATATAATCGATCAGAAATTAGCGGGAAAATGGCCAATGAAGTATATGGGGGATCACTTCCTCACTGTGCTTCAGAACAGGATCGGCAGTTGA
- a CDS encoding putative enzyme related to lactoylglutathione lyase, whose product MARARNDIKWTAKRKTSPKLFRVILPVNNVDEAASFYENLLSMKGKRVSSGRHYFDCNGTILACFDPRADGDDFDLKPNPDHLYFSVNDLELVFDRAVLIGAKILSPIGKRPWGERSFYMEDPFGNKICFVDDKTLFLG is encoded by the coding sequence ATGGCAAGAGCGCGTAATGACATAAAATGGACAGCGAAAAGAAAGACATCCCCTAAACTCTTTAGAGTCATCTTGCCTGTGAACAATGTAGATGAGGCAGCCTCATTCTATGAAAATCTATTATCAATGAAAGGAAAAAGAGTATCTTCCGGAAGGCATTATTTTGATTGCAATGGCACTATTTTAGCTTGCTTCGATCCAAGAGCTGATGGTGATGATTTTGATCTTAAGCCCAATCCAGATCACCTTTATTTCTCTGTCAACGACCTGGAGTTGGTCTTTGATAGGGCTGTGCTTATTGGAGCAAAGATTTTAAGTCCCATAGGGAAGAGACCATGGGGGGAACGCTCATTCTACATGGAGGACCCTTTTGGCAACAAAATCTGCTTTGTTGATGATAAAACTCTCTTTCTTGGTTAA
- a CDS encoding putative ABC transporter ATP-binding protein: MKKWSPGLNWEQLLVAWRIPRKAERSRFYRAFASLFMDIKVEGISKTYAAGNKALDQVTFDFNLNGIFSLIGKNGAGKTTLIRILSTQLLPTSGRASVNGMDVVDQAREIRELVAAVPQEARAVPWMTPIQTLTSYLMWRGYTHSRSMNMGKDVLRMLGMEKQENTKNRNLSGGQKRKVLVATALASEATLIFMDEPTTGLDFISRKELWEVLVSMKRNRLIVLTTHYLEEAEELGDLIGIMNAGSMVGFGTLDQLRGRVKFPLGIKIFSQSYSVPESIGDVELLSKNEVQVYTTEDGAYALVNDLLSKHIKFTVQEISLNTIFESVVNGSESDE; encoded by the coding sequence ATGAAGAAATGGTCGCCAGGATTAAATTGGGAACAGCTTTTGGTAGCATGGCGAATTCCCCGGAAAGCAGAGCGTTCACGGTTTTATAGGGCGTTTGCATCCCTGTTTATGGACATTAAGGTTGAAGGCATCTCCAAGACATATGCCGCTGGCAACAAAGCGCTTGACCAGGTGACATTTGATTTCAACCTCAATGGTATATTTTCGCTTATTGGAAAGAACGGGGCTGGCAAGACAACACTAATAAGGATTCTATCGACTCAGCTGCTACCGACTTCTGGAAGAGCCAGCGTAAATGGAATGGATGTGGTAGATCAGGCAAGGGAAATCCGTGAACTTGTAGCTGCGGTACCCCAGGAGGCAAGGGCTGTTCCATGGATGACCCCTATACAAACTCTTACTTCTTATCTGATGTGGCGTGGATACACACACTCCAGATCAATGAATATGGGGAAAGATGTTCTCAGAATGCTTGGTATGGAGAAGCAGGAGAACACGAAGAACAGGAACCTTTCTGGAGGTCAGAAAAGAAAAGTGCTTGTTGCCACTGCACTGGCCAGTGAGGCCACGCTCATATTCATGGATGAGCCAACCACAGGGCTCGACTTCATTTCTAGAAAGGAACTGTGGGAGGTGCTGGTCTCAATGAAACGCAACAGACTCATTGTTCTGACCACACATTATCTCGAGGAAGCTGAAGAACTCGGTGACCTCATAGGAATAATGAATGCGGGGAGTATGGTCGGCTTTGGTACCCTGGATCAATTGAGAGGGAGAGTGAAATTCCCGCTCGGGATAAAGATTTTCTCCCAGTCCTATAGTGTGCCGGAGAGCATAGGCGATGTGGAGCTCCTGTCAAAAAACGAAGTCCAGGTTTACACCACAGAGGACGGTGCATATGCCCTGGTAAATGACCTCCTTTCTAAGCACATAAAGTTCACGGTCCAGGAGATATCTCTCAATACTATATTTGAGTCTGTTGTTAACGGGAGCGAATCTGATGAATAG
- the thrB gene encoding Homoserine kinase translates to MKECSAVSFSSSANLGPGFDTLAIAHTAFSDLVNISPSSGDRRIELKCEGLPEDTTSNTAGRAVEAMYKELGLRENVRITIKKGVPKGLGIGSSGSSAAAAVTALNSSLSLELSKDELSRFAMIGEAASSGTPHADNVSASIYGGLVFVSSTAPMKVHKMKIDSNLGILLIIPNIQREHKTRIAREVVPKVVTMSDHIQESRRLSLLLHGLQSGDRSIITESMNDDLVEKSRMHLFPFYPEIKRKSLENGAVGVAISGAGPSIIEFTDQSTDTGKIISSVSAIFDALGTRVMFSRCQPAGGAYVT, encoded by the coding sequence ATGAAGGAATGCAGCGCAGTTTCATTCTCATCATCGGCAAACCTCGGGCCGGGTTTTGATACATTAGCCATTGCGCATACGGCTTTTTCTGACCTTGTCAATATATCCCCATCTTCTGGAGATAGGAGGATTGAGCTGAAGTGTGAGGGTCTACCTGAAGACACGACTTCAAATACTGCAGGAAGAGCGGTTGAAGCCATGTATAAGGAGCTTGGTCTCAGGGAAAATGTAAGAATCACGATCAAAAAAGGAGTCCCAAAGGGTTTGGGAATAGGGAGCAGTGGATCTTCAGCTGCAGCAGCGGTTACGGCACTGAATTCATCCTTAAGCCTCGAGCTTAGCAAGGATGAACTCTCACGTTTTGCCATGATTGGGGAGGCAGCTTCATCAGGGACTCCTCATGCGGACAATGTATCAGCAAGCATTTACGGCGGGCTTGTGTTCGTTAGTTCTACTGCACCGATGAAGGTCCATAAAATGAAGATCGATAGCAACCTCGGAATACTGCTGATAATTCCCAACATACAGAGAGAGCACAAGACAAGGATCGCGAGGGAAGTCGTTCCAAAAGTCGTTACGATGAGCGATCACATCCAGGAATCCAGACGACTGTCGTTGCTACTACATGGGCTGCAAAGTGGCGATAGAAGCATCATAACTGAAAGCATGAATGACGACCTTGTTGAGAAATCCAGAATGCACCTCTTCCCTTTCTATCCGGAAATCAAGAGGAAGTCCCTTGAAAATGGTGCTGTGGGTGTTGCTATTAGCGGAGCTGGCCCATCAATAATAGAGTTCACAGACCAATCTACAGACACTGGAAAAATAATTTCCAGCGTCTCCGCCATTTTTGATGCACTTGGTACCAGGGTGATGTTCTCCAGATGCCAGCCTGCCGGAGGTGCCTATGTTACGTGA
- a CDS encoding 2,5-diketo-D-gluconate reductase B has translation MEYREFGNTGFKASVIGMGTYYDPGWILSAKLLRKQPNLEKHLEAIKVGLDNGINLIDTAELYGSENMVAMAIKGRKRDDLFIATKVWRSHLKYDSLIKACRKSLKNLDTNYIDLYQVHFPNGRVPIGETMKAMEYLVDQGMIRYFGISNFNFSQMKAAEDAVKKYEITSTQMNYSIANRKLERDILPHCIEKNIAILPYYPLAHGKLSNPGSWPQGVMDTVMKKHGITKPTTLALAWLTSRWNGIFPIPRASNPDHVKDNVEAGSIRLDETDMKMLDEAFPVT, from the coding sequence ATGGAGTATCGCGAATTTGGGAATACAGGTTTCAAGGCTTCTGTCATAGGGATGGGCACATACTATGACCCGGGCTGGATATTGAGCGCAAAACTTTTACGGAAACAGCCAAATCTTGAAAAGCATCTTGAGGCGATAAAAGTAGGCCTTGACAACGGGATCAACCTCATCGATACTGCTGAACTTTACGGCTCAGAGAACATGGTGGCAATGGCAATAAAGGGCAGGAAGAGAGATGACCTGTTCATTGCAACGAAAGTTTGGCGATCACATCTCAAATATGACTCACTAATCAAGGCTTGCAGGAAAAGCCTGAAGAATCTCGATACAAATTATATAGACTTATACCAGGTGCACTTCCCCAATGGAAGGGTGCCAATCGGCGAAACCATGAAGGCAATGGAATATCTGGTTGATCAGGGGATGATAAGGTATTTTGGCATAAGCAACTTCAACTTTTCCCAGATGAAAGCAGCAGAGGATGCTGTCAAGAAATACGAGATTACCTCGACTCAGATGAACTACAGCATAGCAAACAGAAAACTTGAAAGGGACATACTTCCACACTGCATAGAGAAGAATATAGCTATCCTGCCTTATTACCCTCTGGCTCACGGAAAACTGTCAAATCCAGGATCATGGCCACAGGGAGTAATGGATACAGTGATGAAGAAGCATGGGATCACAAAACCGACAACTCTTGCCCTGGCCTGGCTGACCTCGAGATGGAATGGCATCTTCCCAATTCCTCGGGCTTCCAACCCTGACCATGTCAAGGATAACGTTGAAGCTGGATCAATAAGGCTTGACGAGACCGACATGAAAATGCTTGATGAGGCATTTCCCGTGACCTGA